Proteins from a single region of Gossypium arboreum isolate Shixiya-1 chromosome 1, ASM2569848v2, whole genome shotgun sequence:
- the LOC108481427 gene encoding protein AGENET DOMAIN (AGD)-CONTAINING P1-like, producing the protein MSKRSKYDLDSIPQDPPYLQPGALVEIQPPEFGYESPWHTATIVQRATPISSNRFVVRFTHLFQDEKTGNRPLRMISLGDIRPHPPPQRPRKFENGDHADVYHKHSWWEGVIVQELKNGNYLFRFNSDNQWPKFVEFGVNQLRLHRTWINGQWIPPLEASEIAVEEVQREEEPTKKTMEMEEYNERALVEVANDEDGSNRAWYPAIIVTAVGNKRYLIQYTTMRTDDNSNIGFFGKVRDTLHIRPRPPDIAVPDQFVMLEQVDAFYKGGWWKGVIIKVLSDDSKYHVYLATHEEMEFKHSELRLHQDWIDGKWTKPSPVI; encoded by the exons ATGTCAAAAAGAAGCAAGTATGATCTGGACTCCATCCCCCAAGACCCACCATACCTGCAGCCAGGTGCCCTGGTTGAGATTCAACCCCCCGAATTTGGTTACGAGAGTCCGTGGCACACCGCCACTATCGTCCAGCGCGCTACTCCAATATCCTCCAACAGGTTCGTGGTCCGATTCACCCATCTTTTCCAAGACGAAAAAACCGGGAATAGACCCTTAAGGATGATCAGCCTCGGCGATATACGCCCTCATCCCCCCCCACAACGTCCAAGAAAGTTCGAGAATGGTGACCACGCGGACGTTTATCACAAGCACAGCTGGTGGGAAGGGGTGATTGTTCAAGAGTTGAAGAATGGCAACTATCTGTTTAGGTTTAACAGTGATAATCAGTGGCCAAAGTTCGTAGAGTTTGGAGTGAATCAATTGAGGCTTCATAGAACCTGGATTAATGGGCAATGGATACCACCATTGGAGGCATCTGAGATAGCTGTGGAG GAAGTACAAAGGGAAGAAGAGCCAACAAAGAAAACGATGGAGATGGAAGAGTATAACGAGAGAGCACTTGTTGAGGTGGCCAATGATGAAGATGGTTCTAACCGTGCTTGGTATCCTGCAATTATTGTTACAGCAGTGGGGAATAAAAGGTACCTCATTCAGTATACGACCATGAGAACTGACGATAACAGTAACATTGGTTTCTTTGGGAAAGTTAGGGATACCTTGCACATTAGGCCTCGTCCACCGGATATTGCGGTGCCTGATCAATTTGTAATGCTTGAACAAGTTGATGCTTTCTACAAAGGTGGGTGGTGGAAAGGTGTGATAATTAAGGTCCTTTCTGATGATTCTAAATATCATGTCTATTTGGCTACACATGAAGAAATGGAATTTAAACACTCGGAATTAAGGCTACACCAAGATTGGATTGATGGAAAATGGACTAAACCTTCCCCAG TGATATGA
- the LOC108480304 gene encoding RHOMBOID-like protein 2: protein MASGDLERGGGSNVKNRGNSYNQSSSSSYYVENNEKQWTSWLVPMFVVANIAVFVVVMYVNNCPKNNQGFEGGCVARFLGRLSFEPLKENPLFGPSSNTLEKLGALNWEKVVHGNQAWRLITSIWLHAGVIHLLANMLSLIFIGIRLEQQFGFIRVGLIYLLSGFGGSVLSSLFIQRSISVGASGALFGLLGAMLSELLTNWTIYTNKAAALITLVVIIVINLAVGILPHVDNFAHIGGFLTGFLLGFVLLLRPQFGWVGRKQLPAGARVTSKHKAYQYLFLVIAMVLLIAGFTVGLVMLFRGENGHDHCSWCHYLSCVPTSKWHCGN from the exons ATGGCAAGTGGGGATCTTGAAAGAGGAGGAGGAAGTAATGTGAAGAACAGGGGGAATAGCTATAaccaatcatcttcttcttcatacTATgtggaaaataatgaaaaacaaTGGACTTCATGGCTTGTTCCGATGTTTGTAGTGGCTAATATTGCTGTTTTTGTTGTGGTGATGTATGTTAATAACTGTCCTAAGAACAATCAGGGATTTGAAGGTGGTTGTGTGGCTAGGTTCCTTGGCAGGCTTTCTTTTGAACCTTTGAAAGAAAATCCTCTCTTTGGTCCTTCTTCTAATAC ATTGGAAAAATTGGGAGCCTTAAACTGGGAAAAGGTAGTGCATGGCAATCAAGCGTGGAGGCTTATCACTTCCATCTGGCTGCACGCTGGTGTTATTCATCTACTTGCAAACATGTTGAGCTTGATCTTCATTGGAATACGCCTTGAACAACAATTTGGATTCA TACGTGTTGGGCTTATCTATCTATTGTCCGGTTTTGGTGGTAGCGTACTATCGTCTCTTTTCATTCAACGCAGCATTTCTGTTGGTGCCTCTGGTGCTTTATTTGGCCTTCTTGGAGCAATGTTGTCGGAGCTGCTGACTAATTGGACTATCTATACAAATAAG GCTGCAGCTCTGATCACACTCGTGGTCATCATTGTCATTAACTTAGCAGTGGGGATTCTTCCCCACGTCGACAACTTTGCGCATATTGGAGGTTTCTTAACCGGTTTTCTCCTTGGGTTCGTTTTGCTGCTTCGCCCCCAATTCGGGTGGGTGGGACGTAAACAGCTTCCTGCTGGTGCTCGTGTAACATCTAAGCATAAGGCATACCAATACCTATTTTTGGTGATCGCTATGGTTTTACTCATTGCTGG TTTCACAGTGGGGTTGGTAATGCTGTTTAGAGGAGAGAATGGACATGACCATTGCAGCTGGTGCCATTACCTGAGCTGTGTTCCTACATCAAAATGGCACTGTGGGAACTAA
- the LOC108480576 gene encoding replication factor C subunit 2, translated as MTSSSSSTAGGYDVPWVEKYRPSKVSDIVGNEDAVSRLQVIALDGNMPNLILSGPPGTGKTTSILALAHELLGPVYKEAVLELNASDDRGIDVVRNKIKMFAQKKVTLPPGRHKIIILDEADSMTSGAQQALRRTMEIYSNSTRFALACNTSSKIIEPIQSRCALVRFSRLSDQEILGRLMVVVDAEQVPYVPEGLEAIIFTADGDMRQALNNLQATYSGFRFVNQENVFKVCDQPHPLHVKNMVRNVLEGKFDDACFALKQLYDLGYSPTDIITTLFRIIKNYDMAEYLKLEFMKETGFAHMRICDGVGSYLQLCGLLAKFSRVCETAKAT; from the exons ATGACGTCCTCTTCATCGTCCACCGCCGGCGGTTACGACGTGCCTTGGGTAGAAAAATACAGGCCGAGCAAAGTCTCGGACATCGTCGGCAACGAAGATGCCGTGTCTCGACTCCAAGTCATTGCTCTCGACGGCAACATGCCCAATCTCATCTTATCC GGTCCTCCTGGAACTGGTAAAACAACTAGTATTTTGGCTCTTGCACATGAGCTTTTGGGGCCAGTCTATAAGGAGGCTGTTTTGGAGCTTAATGCATCAGATGACAG GGGTATAGATGTCGTTCGGAACAAGATTAAGATGTTTGCTCAAAAGAAAGTAACTTTACCTCCTGGACGGCACAAGATAATTATTTTGGATGAAGCTGACAG CATGACATCTGGTGCACAACAAGCCTTGAGGAGGACGATGGAAATATACTCAAACTCTACTCGATTTGCTCTTGCTTGCAATACATCATCAAAAATCATTGAACCTATTCAGAGTAGATGTGCCCTTGTTCGATTTTCAAGGTTATCTGATCAGGAGATTCTAGGCCGTCTAATGGTGGTAGTAGATGCAGAGCAG GTACCGTATGTTCCGGAAGGTCTTGAAGCTATCATTTTCACAGCTGATGGTGATATGAGACAGGCGTTGAACAACTTGCAGGCTACATACAGTGGATTCCGTTTTGTCAATCAAGAAAATGTTTTCAAG GTTTGTGACCAGCCTCATCCATTGCATGTGAAAAATATGGTCCGCAATGTACTTGAAGGGAAATTTGATGATGCTTGTTTCGCTCTGAAGCAACTCTACGATTTGGGCTATTCTCCTACTGATATAATCACTACCCTTTTcagaataataaaaaattatgataTGGCCGAGTACTTAAAACTGGAATTCATGAAG GAAACTGGGTTTGCTCATATGAGGATCTGTGATGGAGTTGGTTCATATCTTCAGTTGTGCGGTCTTCTGGCAAAGTTTTCTCGAGTTTGCGAAACTGCTAAAGCAACATAA